Proteins from a single region of Drosophila biarmipes strain raj3 chromosome 3R, RU_DBia_V1.1, whole genome shotgun sequence:
- the LOC108022984 gene encoding putative gustatory receptor 89a produces the protein MSRLPHVCGLCVLLRLWQLLALAPFRIGGSEVARCQRWVTLSAAFRWLLLTSVAPLIVWQSSEIYEATNVRLSTVFKTIALGAMIGDFLISLALLGTHLLNRKELALLVTGLARLHRRRRLSWWSTLFLWLKLLLSFYELFCNVPFLEGAGSRLPWTQLAAFGVQLYVQHVSSVYANGIFGGMLLILECYNQLEQEEPILARLLQRERSWLRLVQRFVRVFQLGFFLLVIGNFINILANIYAFMSYFTSLHGVPLTISNNCLIMAVQLYAVVLAAHLCQVRSGRLQKSCLELEYLPKELTREQAMSPTPFPLVSPTGSVKFCILGLFTLDNSFWLFLVSYAMNYIVVILQFSLENMKQA, from the exons ATGTCGCGATTGCCGCATGTTTGCGGTCTCTGTGTGCTGCTCAGACTCTGGCAGCTGTTGGCCTTGGCCCCGTTCAGAATTGGTGGGTCAGAGGTCGCCCGCTGTCAGCGATGGGTGACCCTAAGTGCGGCTTTCAGGTGGCTTCTACTCACCTCGGTGGCACCGCTAATTGTGTGGCAAAGTTCTGAAATTTATGAGGCCACGAATGTCCGACTTTCGACGGTCTTCAAGACAATTGCCTTGGGCGCCATGATAGGAGATTTCCTCATTTCCCTGGCTCTCCTGGGAACCCACCTCCTTAATCGCAAGGAGTTGGCTCTATTGGTGACGGGCCTGGCGAGATTGCATCGCCGGCGAAGATTGAGCTGGTGGTCCACCCTGTTCCTGTGGCTGAAGTTGCTCCTCTCCTTCTACGAACTGTTCTGCAATGTGCCCTTTCTTGAGGGAGCCGGAAGTCGTCTGCCCTGGACCCAACTGGCAGCTTTTGGAGTCCAACTCTACGTACAACATGTCTCGAGTGTCTATGCAAATGGTATATTCGGGGGCATGCTGCTAATCCTGGAGTGCTACAACCAGCTGGAGCAAGAGGAACCCATCCTGGCTAGACTTCTGCAAAGGGAACGCAGCTGGCTGAGATTGGTCCAGAGATTCGTGAGGGTCTTTCAGCTGGGCTTCTTTCTCCTGGTCATTGGCAACTTCATCAACATCCTGGCCAATATTTACGCCTTCATGTCGTATTTTACCTCCCTTCATGGGGTCCCCCTGACCATTTCGAATAACTGTCTGATTATGGCAGTCCAGCTCTATGCCGTCGTTTTGGCCGCCCATCTTTGCCAGGTGAGATCAGGTCGATTACAAAAAAGCTGCCTGGAACTGGAATATCTACCCAAAGAATTGACTCGGGAACAG GCCATGTCCCCAACACCATTTCCTTTGGTCTCACCCACTGGCAGTGTTAAGTTTTGTATTTTAGGTCTTTTCACCTTGGACAACTCGTTTTGGCTTTTCCTGGTCTCCTATGCCATGAACTATATTGTGGTCATCCTGCAGTTCAGCCTTGAGAACATGAAACAGGCTTAA
- the LOC108023404 gene encoding caspase-3 — protein MDDTDFSLFGQKNKHKKDKADATQIARTPTSELDLKRIIISRPTTEDTYENCERAGIALILNHKDVKGQKQRVGTEKDRDDMEATLKGFGFDVRTYDDLTFSDINDKLKEVAREDHSRNDCFVLAVMSHGTEGKVYAKDMSYPVERLWNPFLGDNCKTLKNKPKLFFIQACRGENLEKAVEFSSFAVMTRELVPDTVAPVQPITYAIPSTADMLVFYSTFDKFFSFRNVDDGSWFIQSLCRVLDLAASNEASTPEGAELLRLMTAVNRKVAYEYQSNTKNEALNQMKEMPNFMSTLTKTFQLRVKPKT, from the exons ATGGACGACACCGACTTCTCGCTCTTCGGCCAGAAGAACAAGCACAAGAAGGACAAGGCGGACGCCACGCAGATCGCCAGGACGCCCACCTCGGAGCTGGATCTCAAGAGGATCATCATCTCGCGGCCGACCACAGAGGACACATACGAGAACTGCGAGCGGGCGGGCATTGCGCTGATCCTCAACCACAAGGACGTCAAGGGGCAGAAGCAGCGAGTGGGCACTGAGAAGGATCGGGATGACATGGAGGCCACGCTCAAGGGATTCGGTTTCGATGTCCGGACCTACGACGATCTGACCTTCTCCGACATCAACGACAAGCTCAAGGAGG TGGCTCGCGAGGATCACAGTCGGAACGACTGCTTTGTGTTGGCGGTGATGTCGCACGGCACTGAGGGAAAGGTCTATGCCAAGGACATGTCCTACCCGGTGGAACGTCTGTGGAACCCCTTCCTCGGCGACAACTGCAAAACACTGAAGAACAAACCGAAGCTCTTCTTCATCCAGGCCTGCCGCGGCGAAAATCTGGAGAAGGCCGTCGAGTTCTCAAGCTTCGCGGTGATGACCAGGGAACTGGTCCCGGATACCGTTGCCCCCGTACAGCCCATTACCTACGCCATCCCCAGCACGGCGGACATGCTCGTCTTCTATTCCACCTTCGACA AATTCTTCTCGTTCCGCAACGTTGACGATGGCTCCTGGTTCATCCAGAGCCTGTGCCGCGTCCTGGACCTGGCCGCCTCCAACGAGGCATCCACGCCAGAGGGGGCCGAGCTGCTCCGCCTTATGACCGCCGTGAACCGGAAGGTGGCCTACGAGTACCAGTCGAATACGAAGAACGAGGCCCTCAACCAGATGAAGGAAATGCCCAACTTTATGTCCACGCTGACCAAGACCTTCCAGCTGCGCGTTAAGCCCAAGACCTGA